Proteins found in one Lentisphaera araneosa HTCC2155 genomic segment:
- a CDS encoding proline--tRNA ligase: protein MRLSKLVGKRVKEAPKDAQSASHIFLMRGGYIRPVSTGIYTLLPLAKRMTTKIENIIREEMEAVDCQEIMMPVVNPAEIWQESGRYDSVDQSLLRFKDRNQKDMVLAMTHEEAVCHMARTEITSYKQLPASVYQIQTKYRDEARARAGLIRVREFTMKDAYSFHDSEKCLSDYYDRVHQAYERIFERVGLSDCVSIESDAGMIGGSLSHEFMAISDIGEDTLFLSPDRQYKANREIATAKLVYKKEEAQELEKVHTPTQKTIEEVSKFLGVAESDTAKAVFYASASIEDKVILCIIRGDLEVNETKLGNHLSCGDLVAANDEQILAAGSVPGFAAPMGLNKDKVIIVADPSALESSNLVVGANEAAYHYKNFNWERDFDGEADIIDVATVREGDPCPVTGEPLEMLKGIEVGNIFQLGTKYSDSMGVRYLDKNGKAQIPTMGCYGIGVGRALASVCEQRNDKWGPVWPISIAPYQVHVIALTGGQPEIKEEAEELYKNLQKEGIEVIFDDRDPKPGFAFNDADLIGVPLRLIISKKSMAQDSYEFKTRDGSEKELIPKAEAFEFIVNRVKAELNKFK from the coding sequence ATGAGACTCTCAAAACTCGTAGGTAAACGCGTCAAAGAAGCACCCAAAGATGCTCAAAGCGCTAGTCATATTTTTCTCATGCGTGGCGGTTACATTCGCCCCGTATCCACAGGCATTTACACTTTGCTCCCACTCGCTAAGAGAATGACCACAAAAATCGAAAACATTATTCGTGAAGAAATGGAAGCGGTTGATTGCCAAGAAATCATGATGCCAGTGGTGAACCCTGCTGAAATTTGGCAGGAATCAGGACGTTATGATAGCGTTGACCAAAGTCTCCTACGCTTCAAAGACCGCAATCAAAAAGACATGGTATTGGCCATGACTCACGAAGAAGCGGTATGTCATATGGCGAGAACAGAAATCACTTCCTACAAGCAGTTGCCTGCATCAGTTTACCAGATACAAACTAAATACCGTGACGAAGCTCGTGCTCGTGCAGGCCTCATTCGTGTGCGCGAATTCACTATGAAGGATGCCTATTCTTTCCACGATAGTGAAAAATGCCTTTCTGATTACTACGATCGCGTTCACCAAGCATATGAACGCATTTTTGAGCGCGTAGGTTTAAGTGACTGTGTTTCTATTGAATCTGACGCCGGAATGATTGGCGGTTCACTTTCCCACGAATTTATGGCTATTTCTGATATCGGCGAAGATACCCTCTTCCTCTCACCTGACCGTCAGTACAAAGCCAACCGCGAAATTGCTACCGCTAAACTTGTCTATAAAAAAGAAGAGGCTCAAGAACTCGAAAAAGTTCATACTCCGACTCAAAAAACGATTGAAGAAGTCTCCAAGTTCCTCGGTGTCGCCGAGAGCGATACAGCCAAAGCCGTTTTCTATGCATCTGCTTCAATTGAGGATAAAGTCATTCTTTGCATCATCCGCGGCGATTTAGAAGTCAATGAAACAAAGCTGGGCAACCATCTCTCATGTGGCGATTTAGTGGCTGCCAACGATGAACAAATCCTTGCTGCTGGTTCAGTCCCTGGTTTTGCTGCTCCTATGGGACTCAACAAGGACAAAGTCATCATTGTTGCCGATCCTTCAGCCCTTGAAAGCTCCAACCTCGTTGTCGGTGCCAATGAAGCTGCATACCACTACAAAAACTTTAACTGGGAACGCGATTTCGATGGCGAAGCTGACATCATTGATGTGGCGACTGTGCGCGAAGGCGACCCTTGCCCCGTAACGGGAGAACCCTTAGAAATGCTCAAGGGTATTGAAGTGGGCAATATCTTCCAACTCGGAACAAAATATTCAGATTCCATGGGAGTTCGCTACCTCGACAAAAATGGTAAGGCCCAAATTCCAACTATGGGTTGCTATGGCATTGGCGTTGGCCGTGCCCTCGCCTCTGTTTGCGAACAGCGCAACGATAAGTGGGGACCAGTATGGCCCATCTCTATTGCTCCTTACCAAGTTCATGTTATCGCCCTCACAGGTGGTCAACCAGAGATTAAAGAAGAAGCCGAAGAACTCTACAAGAATTTACAAAAAGAAGGCATCGAAGTTATTTTTGATGACCGTGACCCAAAACCAGGTTTTGCCTTCAATGACGCCGATCTCATTGGCGTTCCTTTACGTTTAATCATTTCAAAGAAATCTATGGCTCAAGATAGCTATGAATTCAAAACTCGTGATGGTAGCGAAAAAGAACTCATCCCCAAAGCAGAAGCTTTTGAGTTCATCGTAAATCGAGTTAAAGCGGAACTCAATAAGTTCAAGTAA
- a CDS encoding phosphomannomutase, with protein sequence MKKLNIENLMEVSGVKFGTSGARGLATAMTDEVCYAYTLAFLTHLENSNNIKEGSEVAIAGDLRPSSPRICAAVVKAVEDKGYLAVYSGEIASPAVAYYGFSKTIPSVMVTGSHIPDDRNGIKYNTPLGEILKEDEQGIRAQEVTIPENVFDDEGFFIETRELATICEKAEEIYIKRYTNFFAPDTLAGLRLGVYEHSCVGRDTLKSIYQQLGAEVVGLGRSEKFIPVDTEAIRPEDVALAAQWAQESHFDAILSADGDCDRPLISDEKGQWLRGDVAGILCAQFLNADAVATPVSCNSAVELCESFSVVKRTRIGSPYVIASMKEASASGSQMVVGYEANGGFLTNSDFKQGAKVLEALPTRDAAILHIALLVDAKKQGIKLSELVATLPARYTISDRLKEFPTERSQEKLKSFTSEGGESRIEELFAQLSGSLASIDQTDGVRMTFDNKEVIHLRPSGNAPELRCYNEADSEARAIELNRACIEIMENWRA encoded by the coding sequence ATGAAAAAGTTGAACATTGAAAATTTAATGGAAGTAAGTGGTGTCAAATTCGGAACCTCGGGAGCCCGTGGTTTGGCGACGGCCATGACTGATGAAGTCTGCTATGCTTACACTTTAGCTTTTCTGACTCATTTAGAAAATAGCAATAATATTAAAGAGGGCAGTGAAGTTGCGATTGCAGGTGATTTGCGTCCTTCATCACCAAGAATTTGTGCGGCAGTCGTAAAAGCCGTGGAAGATAAAGGTTATTTGGCAGTTTATTCAGGTGAAATAGCTTCTCCAGCAGTAGCGTATTACGGTTTTTCTAAGACAATTCCCTCAGTCATGGTGACGGGAAGTCATATTCCCGACGATCGCAATGGTATTAAATACAACACGCCACTCGGAGAGATTTTAAAAGAAGATGAGCAGGGTATTCGTGCTCAAGAAGTGACGATCCCCGAGAATGTTTTCGACGACGAAGGTTTCTTTATTGAAACTCGTGAGCTCGCTACAATTTGTGAGAAAGCAGAAGAAATCTACATCAAACGATACACGAACTTTTTTGCTCCAGATACACTCGCGGGACTTCGCTTAGGTGTTTACGAACACAGTTGTGTAGGGCGTGATACATTAAAAAGTATTTATCAGCAGCTGGGTGCCGAAGTCGTTGGGCTCGGGCGCAGTGAAAAGTTTATTCCAGTAGACACAGAGGCGATTCGTCCTGAAGATGTTGCTTTAGCAGCTCAATGGGCACAAGAAAGTCACTTTGATGCAATTTTAAGTGCTGATGGTGACTGTGACCGTCCATTGATTTCAGATGAAAAAGGTCAATGGCTTCGCGGCGATGTAGCAGGTATACTTTGTGCACAATTTTTAAACGCGGATGCGGTTGCTACTCCAGTGAGTTGTAATTCTGCCGTGGAACTCTGTGAATCCTTCTCTGTGGTTAAACGTACGAGAATTGGTAGTCCTTATGTGATCGCCTCGATGAAAGAAGCGAGTGCGTCTGGCTCACAGATGGTTGTCGGCTACGAAGCTAATGGTGGATTTTTAACTAACTCTGATTTTAAGCAGGGTGCTAAAGTTTTAGAAGCTTTACCAACACGTGACGCAGCGATTTTACATATTGCTTTATTAGTGGATGCAAAAAAGCAAGGGATCAAATTAAGTGAGCTCGTGGCGACGTTGCCAGCACGTTACACTATTTCTGACCGACTCAAGGAATTCCCTACGGAAAGATCACAAGAAAAACTCAAATCATTCACTTCAGAAGGTGGAGAAAGTCGCATCGAAGAACTCTTTGCTCAACTCAGCGGTAGCCTAGCGTCGATTGATCAGACCGATGGTGTTCGTATGACTTTCGATAATAAAGAAGTGATTCACTTACGCCCTTCAGGCAATGCTCCTGAATTGCGCTGTTATAACGAAGCTGATTCCGAAGCACGAGCCATAGAACTCAACAGGGCTTGCATCGAAATTATGGAAAATTGGCGAGCTTAA
- a CDS encoding sulfatase family protein, which produces MKLYYKFLLSLMTMTLFATAADKPNILWLVSEDNGARWLGSYGNPAKPTPNLDAFAAEGFRYTNTHASVPVCAPQRFTWLTGINAISAGTQGMRSNVVIPKSIRYYPEIFQDLGYYTSKGANKKGKIPGDGKTDYNSKGVKTSKEEKSREAHQSWNNGKTLDWDTLKKNQPFMHVINTHDTHESRSFGAFNSNKDNAPKAKNRAAYHPDLPEVDYVYEKYNECHRKMDKTVAMWLKDLEDSGMAENTIVVYSSDHGGVLPRSKRYLYNSGTHCPLIVRIPKKFKHLYPAEKPGMVVNELVSFTDFPKTFLSLGGASEKDLQQMQGRVFLGEKKDVEPKQIYSFRGRMDERLDMVRSVRERDLLYIRNYMPFVPVGQYLAYLHNSAAMRAWWKHHQEGKTDEITGRYFKQPRDIDELYDSASDYDNVKNLAFDPKNTQKIKEMRAALRSWQLSIFDSGFLPEDEINREAEKAGLLVYDYVRDPKLYPLESFIDMADLSLEVNLKNIPIFLKGLKSEYIGLRYWSTLGLLNLTFSNEIKDSKNIIAAMKQTVANDKSEVVRAYAAWLLVRLGEVDAGVVELKKLAFNSYSLNTIYNILDWMKPEISLPISSQVYLYATRHKDDRAFGNRMKILVHNMSNNSSPELAALIAKRQKASGLVRTKKNRLKNLAVNKDKYPEDRLAREKILNQKQYDQAVIDSESSLKELMKLFPRS; this is translated from the coding sequence ATGAAGCTTTATTATAAATTTTTGTTGTCGCTTATGACGATGACTCTTTTCGCCACTGCCGCCGATAAACCCAATATTCTCTGGTTGGTTTCCGAAGATAATGGTGCTCGATGGTTGGGTAGCTACGGCAACCCCGCCAAACCCACACCCAATTTGGATGCCTTTGCGGCAGAGGGTTTTCGCTACACCAATACCCATGCCTCGGTGCCCGTCTGCGCACCCCAACGCTTCACTTGGCTCACCGGCATAAATGCCATCTCGGCAGGTACCCAGGGAATGCGCTCGAATGTGGTTATCCCGAAATCGATCCGTTATTACCCTGAAATATTTCAAGACCTAGGTTACTACACCTCCAAAGGGGCCAATAAAAAAGGCAAGATCCCCGGTGATGGTAAGACTGATTATAATTCCAAAGGGGTAAAGACTAGCAAAGAAGAGAAGAGTCGCGAGGCCCATCAGTCCTGGAATAATGGTAAGACTCTTGACTGGGATACTCTAAAGAAAAACCAGCCCTTTATGCACGTTATTAACACTCACGATACCCACGAAAGTCGCTCTTTTGGTGCTTTTAATTCCAATAAGGATAATGCTCCCAAGGCAAAAAATAGGGCGGCCTACCACCCCGATCTCCCTGAGGTAGATTATGTCTACGAAAAATACAATGAATGTCATCGCAAGATGGATAAGACCGTCGCCATGTGGCTTAAAGATTTAGAAGATTCTGGTATGGCTGAGAATACCATCGTGGTCTACAGCTCCGATCACGGTGGTGTGCTGCCCCGATCCAAACGTTACCTCTACAATTCGGGCACCCACTGTCCTCTAATTGTTCGTATACCAAAGAAATTTAAACATCTCTATCCCGCAGAAAAGCCGGGCATGGTGGTTAATGAATTAGTCAGCTTTACCGATTTTCCCAAGACTTTCTTGAGTCTAGGCGGTGCTAGTGAAAAAGATCTTCAGCAAATGCAGGGACGGGTTTTCCTCGGTGAAAAAAAGGATGTTGAACCCAAACAGATCTACTCCTTCCGTGGTCGTATGGATGAGCGTCTGGACATGGTTCGTTCAGTTAGAGAACGAGACTTACTCTACATCCGCAACTACATGCCTTTTGTCCCTGTAGGTCAATACTTGGCCTACCTTCACAATTCCGCTGCTATGAGGGCCTGGTGGAAACACCATCAGGAAGGCAAGACCGATGAGATTACGGGTCGTTATTTTAAACAACCTCGCGACATCGACGAACTCTATGACTCCGCTAGCGATTACGACAATGTGAAAAACCTGGCCTTTGATCCAAAAAATACTCAGAAGATTAAAGAAATGCGTGCCGCCTTACGGAGCTGGCAACTGTCCATTTTCGACTCTGGTTTTCTGCCCGAAGACGAAATTAATCGCGAAGCCGAAAAGGCTGGCCTCTTGGTCTACGACTATGTGCGTGACCCCAAACTCTATCCCTTAGAATCCTTCATCGATATGGCGGATCTCTCCCTAGAAGTTAATCTTAAAAACATCCCCATTTTCTTAAAGGGCTTAAAATCTGAGTACATCGGTCTGCGCTATTGGTCCACTCTGGGGCTCTTAAATCTTACCTTCTCTAATGAGATTAAAGATTCCAAAAATATTATAGCGGCAATGAAACAAACCGTGGCAAATGACAAATCTGAAGTCGTCCGGGCCTATGCAGCCTGGCTCTTGGTTCGACTTGGAGAGGTAGACGCCGGTGTGGTCGAGTTGAAAAAACTCGCCTTTAATAGTTACAGCCTCAATACCATTTACAATATTTTGGATTGGATGAAGCCAGAGATATCTCTGCCGATATCATCTCAGGTGTACTTATACGCCACTCGTCATAAGGATGATAGAGCTTTCGGAAATAGAATGAAAATCTTAGTTCACAACATGAGTAATAATTCCAGCCCCGAATTAGCGGCTCTAATTGCTAAACGCCAAAAGGCTTCTGGTCTGGTTAGAACCAAGAAAAATCGTTTAAAAAACCTCGCAGTCAATAAAGACAAGTATCCCGAAGATAGATTGGCCAGAGAGAAAATCCTCAACCAAAAGCAATACGATCAAGCAGTAATAGATTCGGAATCATCATTGAAAGAGTTAATGAAACTCTTTCCTAGGAGCTAG
- a CDS encoding carbon-nitrogen hydrolase family protein, with protein sequence MSKLKSLFQEKPFVRHATYFALAAISFQLCYLGATLFFPVYFFALWQLTKMKSISKAFLTGMLLSFCLYIYHLQFFISIFKQFSYSLFCILGFWLAIFIAISCWLRKCYSEKSLILLIPLLYFALEFTRSELYPLKFSWLIPGLAFADSSYFAGLGLLGVFGISLLCLLLVALGEHLIPKQKNFLIAIMAFGLLCQITSFIPVKENKVSSGPRISGIQWEMGSRAEILASLNQAKELYPDTELFFLSEYSFDEGIPQMFKDWCRENKTYLLAGTTETIKDSAVQESNKKSLHAKLKHKAFYNMAMVIGPNGEVVFKQAKVMPIQFFNDGVPAPEQNLWKSPWGDLGICICYDLSYTKITDELVRQGAQAILIPTMDVEFWGERQHKLHGRIAPTRASEYGIPIYRVCSSGISQFVNQRGLVHQEGSFPGQGDILSAKINLQEAGSRPLDRFLIYPAILISVLAFLYSFIVFFKKRKSKKESKTMS encoded by the coding sequence ATGTCAAAATTAAAAAGTTTATTTCAAGAGAAACCGTTCGTTCGCCACGCGACTTATTTTGCGCTTGCCGCAATAAGTTTTCAGTTATGTTATTTGGGTGCGACGCTATTTTTCCCCGTTTATTTCTTCGCTCTTTGGCAACTGACCAAGATGAAGTCAATTTCAAAAGCCTTTCTCACTGGCATGCTTTTATCTTTTTGCCTCTATATCTATCACTTACAGTTTTTCATTAGCATCTTCAAGCAATTCTCTTATAGCCTCTTTTGCATACTTGGTTTTTGGCTGGCCATCTTTATTGCGATCTCTTGCTGGCTTCGCAAATGCTACTCGGAGAAGTCTCTGATTTTACTTATCCCCCTGCTTTATTTCGCTCTCGAGTTCACGCGTTCTGAACTTTACCCGCTCAAATTCTCCTGGCTGATTCCTGGCCTCGCCTTTGCCGATTCCAGTTACTTTGCCGGACTTGGACTTTTGGGTGTCTTCGGAATTTCCTTACTCTGCCTCTTGCTCGTGGCTTTAGGGGAGCATCTCATTCCAAAGCAAAAAAACTTTTTAATCGCCATAATGGCTTTCGGGCTTCTTTGCCAAATCACTAGCTTTATCCCCGTCAAAGAAAACAAAGTCAGTTCGGGGCCAAGAATCTCTGGTATTCAATGGGAAATGGGATCTCGTGCTGAAATACTCGCTTCACTCAATCAAGCCAAAGAACTCTACCCCGACACAGAACTTTTCTTTCTTAGTGAGTATTCCTTTGACGAAGGCATCCCCCAAATGTTTAAAGATTGGTGCCGAGAAAACAAAACTTACCTCTTGGCAGGTACTACCGAGACCATTAAGGATAGTGCGGTTCAAGAATCTAACAAAAAAAGCCTTCACGCAAAGCTCAAACATAAAGCCTTCTATAACATGGCCATGGTCATTGGCCCCAATGGTGAAGTGGTTTTCAAACAAGCTAAAGTGATGCCCATTCAATTTTTTAATGATGGCGTTCCCGCTCCTGAACAAAACTTATGGAAATCCCCTTGGGGTGATCTAGGCATCTGTATTTGTTATGACTTGAGCTATACAAAAATCACTGACGAACTCGTACGCCAAGGGGCTCAAGCGATCCTCATCCCCACCATGGATGTGGAATTCTGGGGCGAACGTCAACACAAACTTCACGGACGCATTGCTCCCACTCGCGCCAGCGAATATGGCATCCCCATCTATCGCGTCTGCAGTTCGGGGATTTCCCAATTTGTTAATCAAAGGGGCTTGGTTCATCAAGAAGGATCTTTTCCTGGTCAAGGCGATATTCTTTCAGCTAAAATCAATTTACAGGAAGCGGGTTCCCGCCCCTTGGATCGCTTCCTCATTTATCCCGCGATTTTAATTTCTGTCCTCGCCTTCCTCTACTCTTTCATTGTGTTTTTCAAAAAAAGAAAAAGTAAGAAGGAAAGCAAAACTATGAGCTGA
- a CDS encoding ArnT family glycosyltransferase codes for MYNEKETKPLAVIVLLTIFFSYIALENFSYEISNRESTLGHITRHISEHGFFENSMLGTQTQRSPFFSWLSLFLSGGQIHHFSLRLVSVCALIGIALISFFSAKRFGGVKSAWPALAFSLTSVAVVNMSTRAEEGLLTAFFMACAWLTWYSISRKSKRWFRAWFWGIFFTSIAASINGPQMYLFFYLPTLFMTRPTDVRKRLVMLPHLSAVSFNILIIIAVQYLLTNLASSRDLAFTFFSTDVNPPQRPDFPFDEGYFKASIKFAFNSLSYYLPWTFIAWTGFCEAYRLVEKTSDAGPEIFRFMRKVTCVLFFAFMFYPETNAYSLLPLIYPLSVMAALHYPIYARRYGKFVNNIVRSLIIINFIALAVIAIFIYPLLNEQHNSYQTLHINSALYLIIAGIIISILCFFKMFKRQALWYKISFTVILIYFSVDSARHMRMDEFKYSKQQTAELIESSINDPSKLVYNFSGQSLRSELFYLKNDSQRVTDPIEAENLEETIYVIGSDSKPVRICTDSVRYKWEAISEPIKVNDEIVTVYKGIVAIATNGESK; via the coding sequence ATGTATAATGAAAAAGAAACCAAGCCCCTTGCAGTAATTGTCCTTTTGACAATTTTCTTTTCTTACATTGCATTAGAAAACTTCAGCTACGAAATTAGCAACCGCGAAAGCACCCTAGGTCATATCACACGCCACATAAGTGAACATGGCTTCTTCGAAAACTCCATGCTCGGCACCCAGACACAACGCTCACCCTTTTTCTCTTGGCTGAGTCTCTTTCTGAGTGGGGGGCAAATCCATCACTTCTCCCTGCGCCTCGTTTCGGTATGCGCCCTTATCGGTATTGCTTTGATTTCCTTCTTTTCTGCCAAACGCTTTGGTGGAGTCAAATCGGCTTGGCCTGCTCTCGCTTTCAGTTTAACTTCTGTTGCAGTCGTCAACATGTCCACACGTGCCGAAGAAGGCTTACTCACAGCTTTTTTCATGGCTTGTGCTTGGCTCACTTGGTACAGCATTAGCCGCAAGAGTAAACGTTGGTTTCGAGCTTGGTTCTGGGGGATTTTCTTCACCTCGATAGCCGCCTCTATTAATGGCCCTCAGATGTACCTTTTCTTTTATCTCCCAACGCTATTTATGACTCGCCCTACCGATGTTCGCAAACGTCTTGTTATGTTGCCTCACCTCAGTGCTGTCAGCTTTAATATCCTCATCATCATTGCAGTTCAATACCTGCTCACTAATTTAGCGAGTAGCCGTGATTTGGCTTTCACCTTTTTTAGTACCGATGTGAACCCACCACAACGCCCTGATTTCCCTTTTGATGAAGGTTACTTCAAAGCCTCAATAAAATTTGCTTTCAATTCGCTCTCCTATTATTTACCTTGGACTTTTATTGCTTGGACGGGATTTTGCGAAGCTTACCGACTCGTTGAAAAAACTTCTGATGCAGGACCCGAAATTTTCCGCTTCATGCGCAAAGTCACTTGTGTTCTTTTTTTCGCATTCATGTTCTACCCCGAAACCAACGCCTATTCACTGCTCCCCTTAATCTACCCACTCTCTGTAATGGCCGCCCTCCATTACCCCATCTATGCACGTCGTTATGGAAAATTCGTCAACAATATTGTCCGAAGCCTCATCATTATAAATTTCATTGCTCTAGCTGTCATTGCCATATTCATTTACCCTCTTCTTAATGAGCAACACAACAGCTACCAAACTCTTCATATCAATAGCGCCCTGTACTTGATCATTGCGGGAATCATTATTTCAATTTTATGCTTCTTCAAAATGTTTAAGCGCCAAGCCCTATGGTACAAAATATCTTTCACCGTTATCCTCATCTACTTTAGTGTTGATTCAGCTCGCCACATGAGAATGGATGAATTTAAATATAGTAAGCAGCAAACGGCAGAACTTATCGAATCCAGTATCAATGACCCTTCGAAATTAGTCTACAACTTTTCTGGGCAGAGCCTGCGCTCCGAACTCTTTTATCTCAAAAATGACTCACAACGAGTCACTGACCCGATAGAAGCCGAAAATTTAGAAGAGACCATCTACGTCATCGGTTCGGACTCAAAGCCCGTGCGTATTTGTACTGACTCCGTGCGTTACAAATGGGAAGCCATTAGCGAGCCCATCAAGGTCAACGACGAGATCGTCACTGTCTACAAAGGTATTGTAGCCATCGCCACCAATGGCGAAAGCAAATAA
- a CDS encoding MFS transporter, whose product MHDNLPIPEKDRVPASQKLAYGAGGLGDFFIPNFIQALFTYVFIVDMKLDPVKMGWVLAATKAVSMIGDPTAGVISDKTRTKWGRRKPFILITGILCAIMMPFVWMVPSVEGGVNLYFFHISSENFKFVFIFFMMSAYFLAHSFYSVPYKALGFELTKNYDEKTKVFTWKKYVETLGLFMVAWFYWFAARPIFGGVSNGAVVLGIIVGAILIICSVTVFFGNHEVAEEPSFNKKDKIPLGEAIKATFTNKSFLLIQGAILFVMLGMGVDAIIGNYLHVHYTSGGSEDVASKIGGVGGTVSTIVIFVALPIALWVSTHWGKKEAALMGTFVLLAGVCSIPWMMTPSYPYLIVVVWALSQFGAQTTNLVYTSMMADVCDEDELITGQRREGTYAAASSIIAKVSDVFVLLLSGYMPRLAGYVNTEVKPNMEQLENMKTLLVASDIIGVIAAIILIVFYPLSRKKCQQIQEQLEARNAANEAEVS is encoded by the coding sequence ATGCACGATAACTTACCCATACCTGAAAAAGACCGAGTTCCGGCTTCTCAAAAGCTCGCATACGGTGCAGGTGGTCTAGGGGACTTTTTCATCCCCAACTTCATTCAAGCTCTCTTTACCTATGTATTTATTGTTGATATGAAGTTAGACCCCGTGAAAATGGGTTGGGTTTTGGCTGCGACAAAGGCCGTGAGTATGATAGGCGATCCCACTGCAGGGGTTATTTCCGATAAGACGCGCACGAAATGGGGACGACGTAAGCCCTTTATTTTAATTACGGGGATTCTCTGTGCGATTATGATGCCCTTTGTGTGGATGGTGCCAAGTGTAGAGGGAGGAGTCAATTTATACTTCTTTCATATAAGCTCGGAAAACTTTAAGTTTGTTTTTATCTTCTTCATGATGTCAGCTTATTTTTTAGCACATTCCTTTTATTCTGTTCCCTACAAGGCTCTTGGATTTGAGTTGACAAAAAACTATGATGAAAAGACCAAAGTCTTCACTTGGAAAAAGTATGTCGAGACCCTCGGGCTATTTATGGTCGCATGGTTTTATTGGTTTGCGGCGAGACCCATTTTTGGTGGTGTAAGTAATGGCGCAGTCGTACTAGGAATCATCGTCGGTGCGATCCTTATTATTTGTTCTGTGACGGTCTTTTTTGGAAATCACGAAGTTGCCGAAGAACCTTCTTTTAATAAAAAGGATAAAATTCCTTTAGGAGAAGCGATCAAGGCGACCTTTACTAATAAATCTTTCCTGCTCATTCAAGGTGCAATTCTCTTTGTTATGTTAGGTATGGGCGTCGATGCGATAATCGGGAACTATTTACATGTGCACTACACCTCGGGTGGTAGTGAAGATGTGGCGTCAAAAATTGGCGGTGTTGGTGGAACCGTGTCAACGATTGTGATTTTTGTTGCCTTGCCAATTGCACTTTGGGTTTCAACTCACTGGGGCAAGAAAGAAGCCGCACTTATGGGTACTTTTGTCTTGCTTGCGGGTGTTTGTTCTATCCCATGGATGATGACACCTTCTTACCCCTACCTAATCGTTGTTGTATGGGCACTGTCGCAATTTGGGGCACAAACTACTAACCTGGTGTATACCTCGATGATGGCAGATGTTTGTGATGAAGATGAACTTATTACAGGCCAACGCAGAGAGGGGACTTACGCAGCTGCTAGTAGTATTATAGCGAAAGTCTCTGATGTCTTCGTTCTCTTACTGAGTGGTTACATGCCTAGACTTGCGGGTTATGTGAATACCGAAGTGAAACCCAATATGGAACAGCTAGAAAATATGAAAACGCTACTAGTTGCCAGTGATATTATTGGTGTGATTGCAGCTATCATACTCATTGTTTTCTATCCGCTTTCACGCAAGAAGTGCCAGCAGATTCAAGAGCAGCTCGAGGCTCGCAACGCAGCGAATGAGGCAGAGGTAAGTTAA
- a CDS encoding glycoside hydrolase family 130 protein — protein MDIAKRFDANPLISPADVVPSLKGAEVECLLNPGVFQFEGKTFLLMRVAERMEQRDGFLSTLVVDPSSQDGVSVVEFTLDDPKLVYDDARVFSYDGKTYLTTLSHLRLAESEDGVTFKVHEKPLLLGLGEYEDFGMEDCRVTQIEDTYVLTYTAVSEYGPAVGKITTKDWKSFQRDGIMLPPPNKDCAIFEEKIDQKYWCLHRPVVKVDSWSELNIWLASSPDMQHWGNHTCLAKTRPGLWDSQRIGAGAAPIKTEKGWLEIYHGCDESSRYCLGALLLDLDDPTKVIARSNKPIMEPIAKYEQEGFFGNVVFTNGHLVKGDCVRLYYGASDTVICAADLSIKEILTSLGV, from the coding sequence ATGGATATTGCCAAGCGTTTTGACGCAAACCCACTGATTAGTCCTGCTGATGTTGTGCCAAGTTTAAAAGGAGCTGAAGTTGAATGCTTACTCAATCCAGGAGTCTTTCAATTTGAAGGAAAAACCTTTCTATTGATGCGCGTCGCTGAGCGTATGGAGCAGCGTGATGGTTTCTTGTCCACATTAGTTGTAGACCCCTCGAGTCAAGATGGTGTAAGTGTTGTGGAGTTTACTTTAGATGACCCCAAACTCGTTTATGATGATGCACGTGTTTTTAGTTATGATGGCAAGACATATTTGACGACGCTTTCGCATTTACGTTTAGCCGAGAGTGAAGACGGTGTCACTTTTAAAGTTCATGAAAAACCTTTGCTTTTAGGTCTTGGAGAATACGAAGACTTTGGTATGGAAGATTGTCGCGTGACTCAAATTGAAGATACTTATGTCTTGACTTACACAGCCGTTTCTGAGTATGGGCCCGCAGTGGGAAAAATCACCACAAAAGATTGGAAGAGTTTTCAACGCGATGGCATCATGTTGCCACCTCCCAATAAAGATTGTGCAATTTTTGAAGAAAAGATAGACCAGAAATACTGGTGTTTACATCGTCCAGTAGTCAAAGTGGATAGCTGGAGTGAACTGAATATTTGGCTGGCAAGTTCACCTGATATGCAACATTGGGGAAATCATACTTGCCTTGCAAAAACTCGTCCAGGACTCTGGGATAGTCAGCGTATTGGAGCGGGAGCAGCTCCTATAAAAACGGAGAAGGGTTGGCTCGAAATCTATCACGGTTGCGATGAAAGTTCTCGTTATTGTCTAGGGGCATTGCTTCTGGATTTAGATGACCCCACAAAAGTTATTGCGCGCTCAAATAAGCCTATTATGGAGCCCATTGCCAAGTATGAGCAGGAAGGTTTTTTTGGCAATGTTGTTTTTACCAATGGTCACTTAGTCAAGGGCGATTGTGTAAGGCTTTATTACGGAGCATCAGATACGGTAATCTGTGCAGCAGATCTATCGATCAAGGAAATCCTCACGAGTTTAGGAGTCTAA